A portion of the Malania oleifera isolate guangnan ecotype guangnan chromosome 3, ASM2987363v1, whole genome shotgun sequence genome contains these proteins:
- the LOC131150356 gene encoding disease resistance protein RPS5-like isoform X1, with product MNNILSYINLDEKMQNLKRKFELLEARKADKCIEVENLELRTGRKRKREVENWLTNVQRIKDEVRSMEQVPGGINLSRIHLGNQIEKMIKEVEELLEQGKFAEGLTVDVQDPLQLLTVELVGQKAEESMKRLLACVMDDRVFSIGIYGMGGVGKTTLAMHIHNELLKNHGSFDHVYWITVSQQFSIYKLQGDIAKVLGLENFHSEENETKRAATLFRALANRKKTVVLILDDMWEHFTLEKVGIPIGPNGPKLILTTRSLAVCRRMGLQKIIKVEPLSNDEAWELFMRKLEPHDELSPDVKVAAMSMAKECKGLPLGIITLATSMRGVDDIHEWRTVVEELRKSKSGRPDMEEEVFSMLRISYGRLKDPIVQQCFLYCALFPEDSVMEREKLIRYFIAEGLINGMDSRQAEFDKGHTILNELQNSCLIEDARRDKNSKYVKMHDLVRDMALQISGPRFLVKAGLKLRENPEDWPQDLKRVSLMRNDMTEIKAGISPRCPKLSTLMLQENRLKKIPGSFFLQMCALKVLDLSRNEVLQGLPNTISDLENLTALLLRDCRSLKYVPSLAKLQALKELDLGGTGIEEAPEGMANLVNLKVLFMDSLKENVVVGEEILHQMRDLEKFVGRFGDVRRFPPQLNAYSIIVGFGNGYDFGEMQRYSSRAVILKGCSVNTEIVVHLPPNIEYLNFHRCHDLKALPCGTFSSLKVLKIDWCPKIKKVLIRGLLQQYLRSLEEISVRNCEQMEEIVAGEEEREVNGTFSSLKVLEIGGCPKIKKLFTRGLLRQYLPSLERIIVRNCEQMEEIVAGEEEREVNGTFSSLKVLKIVRCPKIKKLFPRGLPQQYLPCLEAIIVINCEQMEEIVAGEEENDDQATADLSITCSASNNDEIGIKTIHLPKLRKLWLRNLPELRSIYRGKMVCDTLENVDIVSECPKLKRLPLSPSAWKVSKSTQIEVLDPFFRIF from the coding sequence ATGAATAATATCTTGAGTTACATTAACCTTGATGAAAAAATGCAGAATTTGAAACGGAAGTTTGAATTATTGGAAGCTCGTAAGGCTGACAAATGCATAGAAGTTGAAAATTTGGAGCTTCGAACGGGAAGGAAACGAAAGAGGGAAGTTGAAAATTGGTTGACGAATGTACAAAGAATAAAAGATGAGGTACGAAGTATGGAACAAGTCCCCGGGGGCATAAATCTTTCACGCATACATCTTGGGAATCAAATTGAGAAAATGATCAAGGAGGTGGAAGAACTTTTAGAACAAGGTAAATTTGCTGAAGGGCTCACAGTAGATGTGCAAGATCCCTTACAACTATTGACAGTGGAATTAGTGGGCCAAAAAGCAGAAGAGAGCATGAAAAGGCTCTTGGCATGCGTAATGGATGACAGGGTGTTCAGCATTGGCATCTACGGAATGGGGGGAGTTGGGAAGACCACACTTGCAATGCATATCCACAATGAACTCTTAAAGAATCATGGAAGTTTTGATCACGTTTACTGGATCACCGTATCTCAACAATTCAGTATTTACAAATTGCAGGGTGACATTGCCAAAGTACTTGGCCTAGAAAATTTTCATTCGGAGGAGAACGAGACGAAAAGGGCTGCCACTTTGTTCAGAGCATTGGCAAACAGGAAGAAAACGGTGGTGCTAATTTTAGATGATATGTGGGAGCATTTTACCCTGGAAAAAGTTGGGATACCTATTGGGCCAAATGGGCCTAAGTTGATTCTAACCACTCGATCATTAGCAGTGTGCCGCCGGATGGGTCTCCAAAAAATAATCAAAGTGGAGCCTCTTTCAAATGACGAAGCTTGGGAGCTATTTATGAGAAAACTCGAGCCTCATGACGAACTTTCTCCAGATGTGAAAGTTGCTGCTATGTCCATGGCTAAAGAATGCAAGGGTTTGCCACTTGGGATTATCACATTGGCAACAAGCATGCGAGGAGTCGATGACATTCATGAATGGAGGACTGTTGTGGAGGAATTGAGAAAATCAAAGTCAGGGAGACCTGATATGGAAGAGGAGGTCTTCTCTATGTTGAGAATCAGCTATGGTCGCCTGAAGGATCCAATTGTGCAGCAGTGTTTCTTATATTGCGCACTGTTTCCTGAAGACAGTGTAATGGAAAGAGAGAAATTGATTAGGTACTTTATTGCGGAGGGACTGATAAACGGAATGGACAGTAGGCAGGCCGAGTTTGACAAGGGTCACACCATATTAAACGAACTGCAGAACTCTTGCTTGATAGAAGATGCAAGGCGGGACAAAAACTCAAAATATGTGAAGATGCATGATTTGGTAAGAGACATGGCGCTACAAATAAGTGGTCCTCGTTTCTTGGTAAAAGCTGGACTTAAATTGAGAGAAAATCCGGAGGACTGGCCACAGGATCTGAAGAGAGTTTCCTTAATGCGTAATGATATGACAGAAATTAAGGCAGGGATATCGCCAAGATGTCCTAAACTCTCAACCTTGATGCTACAGGAAAATCGTTTGAAGAAAATTCCAGGCTCTTTCTTTTTGCAGATGTGTGCCCTTAAAGTTCTTGATTTATCTAGAAATGAGGTTCTACAGGGGCTACCAAATACCATATCAGACTTGGAGAATCTTACTGCATTATTGCTCAGAGATTGTCGGAGTCTAAAATATGTGCCTTCACTAGCAAAGCTTCAGGCATTAAAGGAGTTGGACCTTGGAGGGACTGGTATAGAAGAAGCACCTGAAGGTATGGCGAATTTGGTCAACCTGAAAGTCTTGTTTATGGATAGTCTAAAGGAGAATGTAGTTGTAGGAGAAGAGATACTGCATCAAATGAGGGATCTCGAAAAATTTGTTGGCCGATTCGGGGATGTGAGAAGATTCCCCCCACAGCTGAATGCCTACTCTATAATAGTTGGATTCGGAAATGGTTATGATTTTGGAGAAATGCAGCGGTATTCTTCTAGAGCAGTAATTTTAAAGGGCTGTAGTGTGAATACAGAGATcgttgttcatttacctcctaaCATTGAGTACCTAAATTTTCATAGGTGTCATGATTTAAAGGCACTTCCATGCGGCACATTTTCAAGTCTCAAAGTGTTAAAAATAGATTGGTGCCCGAAAATCAAGAAGGTGTTAATACGTGGGTTGCTGCAGCAATATCTTCGTAGCCTGGAAGAAATCAGTGTCCGGAATTGCGAGCAAATGGAGGAGATAGTAGCAggtgaagaagaaagagaagtcAATGGCACATTTTCAAGTCTCAAAGTGTTGGAAATAGGTGGGTGCCCAAAAATCAAGAAGCTGTTCACACGTGGGTTGCTGCGGCAATATCTTCCTAGCCTGGAAAGAATCATTGTCCGGAATTGCGAGCAAATGGAGGAGATTGTAGCAggtgaagaagaaagagaagtcAATGGCACATTTTCAAGTCTTAAAGTGCTGAAAATAGTTAGGTGCCCAAAAATCAAGAAGCTATTCCCACGTGGGTTGCCGCAGCAATATCTTCCTTGCCTGGAAGCAATCATTGTCATCAACTGCGAGCAAATGGAGGAGATAGTAGCAGgtgaagaagaaaatgacgaCCAGGCAACTGCTGATCTAAGTATTACCTGTTCAGCCTCAAACAATGACGAAATTGGCATAAAAACAATCCACCTTCCAAAATTGAGGAAATTATGGTTGCGGAATCTACCAGAATTGAGAAGCATTTATAGGGGAAAGATGGTTTGTGATACTCTTGAAAATGTTGATATAGTAAGTGAGTGTCCGAAGCTGAAGAGGCTCCCTCTATCTCCCTCTGCCTGGAAGGTATCAAAGTCAACTCAAATTGAAGTTTTGGATCCTTTCTTTCGTATATTTTGA
- the LOC131150356 gene encoding disease resistance protein RPS5-like isoform X2 produces MNNILSYINLDEKMQNLKRKFELLEARKADKCIEVENLELRTGRKRKREVENWLTNVQRIKDEVRSMEQVPGGINLSRIHLGNQIEKMIKEVEELLEQGKFAEGLTVDVQDPLQLLTVELVGQKAEESMKRLLACVMDDRVFSIGIYGMGGVGKTTLAMHIHNELLKNHGSFDHVYWITVSQQFSIYKLQGDIAKVLGLENFHSEENETKRAATLFRALANRKKTVVLILDDMWEHFTLEKVGIPIGPNGPKLILTTRSLAVCRRMGLQKIIKVEPLSNDEAWELFMRKLEPHDELSPDVKVAAMSMAKECKGLPLGIITLATSMRGVDDIHEWRTVVEELRKSKSGRPDMEEEVFSMLRISYGRLKDPIVQQCFLYCALFPEDSVMEREKLIRYFIAEGLINGMDSRQAEFDKGHTILNELQNSCLIEDARRDKNSKYVKMHDLVRDMALQISGPRFLVKAGLKLRENPEDWPQDLKRVSLMRNDMTEIKAGISPRCPKLSTLMLQENRLKKIPGSFFLQMCALKVLDLSRNEVLQGLPNTISDLENLTALLLRDCRSLKYVPSLAKLQALKELDLGGTGIEEAPEGMANLVNLKVLFMDSLKENVVVGEEILHQMRDLEKFVGRFGDVRRFPPQLNAYSIIVGFGNGYDFGEMQRYSSRAVILKGCSVNTEIVVHLPPNIEYLNFHRCHDLKALPCGTFSSLKVLKIDWCPKIKKVLIRGLLQQYLRSLEEISVRNCEQMEEIVAGEEEREVNGTFSSLKVLEIGGCPKIKKLFTRGLLRQYLPSLERIIVRNCEQMEEIVAGEEEREVNGTFSSLKVLKIVRCPKIKKLFPRGLPQQYLPCLEAIIVINCEQMEEIVAGEEENDDQATADLSITCSASNNDEIGIKTIHLPKLRKLWLRNLPELRSIYRGKMVCDTLENVDIVSECPKLKRLPLSPSAWKHSRSS; encoded by the exons ATGAATAATATCTTGAGTTACATTAACCTTGATGAAAAAATGCAGAATTTGAAACGGAAGTTTGAATTATTGGAAGCTCGTAAGGCTGACAAATGCATAGAAGTTGAAAATTTGGAGCTTCGAACGGGAAGGAAACGAAAGAGGGAAGTTGAAAATTGGTTGACGAATGTACAAAGAATAAAAGATGAGGTACGAAGTATGGAACAAGTCCCCGGGGGCATAAATCTTTCACGCATACATCTTGGGAATCAAATTGAGAAAATGATCAAGGAGGTGGAAGAACTTTTAGAACAAGGTAAATTTGCTGAAGGGCTCACAGTAGATGTGCAAGATCCCTTACAACTATTGACAGTGGAATTAGTGGGCCAAAAAGCAGAAGAGAGCATGAAAAGGCTCTTGGCATGCGTAATGGATGACAGGGTGTTCAGCATTGGCATCTACGGAATGGGGGGAGTTGGGAAGACCACACTTGCAATGCATATCCACAATGAACTCTTAAAGAATCATGGAAGTTTTGATCACGTTTACTGGATCACCGTATCTCAACAATTCAGTATTTACAAATTGCAGGGTGACATTGCCAAAGTACTTGGCCTAGAAAATTTTCATTCGGAGGAGAACGAGACGAAAAGGGCTGCCACTTTGTTCAGAGCATTGGCAAACAGGAAGAAAACGGTGGTGCTAATTTTAGATGATATGTGGGAGCATTTTACCCTGGAAAAAGTTGGGATACCTATTGGGCCAAATGGGCCTAAGTTGATTCTAACCACTCGATCATTAGCAGTGTGCCGCCGGATGGGTCTCCAAAAAATAATCAAAGTGGAGCCTCTTTCAAATGACGAAGCTTGGGAGCTATTTATGAGAAAACTCGAGCCTCATGACGAACTTTCTCCAGATGTGAAAGTTGCTGCTATGTCCATGGCTAAAGAATGCAAGGGTTTGCCACTTGGGATTATCACATTGGCAACAAGCATGCGAGGAGTCGATGACATTCATGAATGGAGGACTGTTGTGGAGGAATTGAGAAAATCAAAGTCAGGGAGACCTGATATGGAAGAGGAGGTCTTCTCTATGTTGAGAATCAGCTATGGTCGCCTGAAGGATCCAATTGTGCAGCAGTGTTTCTTATATTGCGCACTGTTTCCTGAAGACAGTGTAATGGAAAGAGAGAAATTGATTAGGTACTTTATTGCGGAGGGACTGATAAACGGAATGGACAGTAGGCAGGCCGAGTTTGACAAGGGTCACACCATATTAAACGAACTGCAGAACTCTTGCTTGATAGAAGATGCAAGGCGGGACAAAAACTCAAAATATGTGAAGATGCATGATTTGGTAAGAGACATGGCGCTACAAATAAGTGGTCCTCGTTTCTTGGTAAAAGCTGGACTTAAATTGAGAGAAAATCCGGAGGACTGGCCACAGGATCTGAAGAGAGTTTCCTTAATGCGTAATGATATGACAGAAATTAAGGCAGGGATATCGCCAAGATGTCCTAAACTCTCAACCTTGATGCTACAGGAAAATCGTTTGAAGAAAATTCCAGGCTCTTTCTTTTTGCAGATGTGTGCCCTTAAAGTTCTTGATTTATCTAGAAATGAGGTTCTACAGGGGCTACCAAATACCATATCAGACTTGGAGAATCTTACTGCATTATTGCTCAGAGATTGTCGGAGTCTAAAATATGTGCCTTCACTAGCAAAGCTTCAGGCATTAAAGGAGTTGGACCTTGGAGGGACTGGTATAGAAGAAGCACCTGAAGGTATGGCGAATTTGGTCAACCTGAAAGTCTTGTTTATGGATAGTCTAAAGGAGAATGTAGTTGTAGGAGAAGAGATACTGCATCAAATGAGGGATCTCGAAAAATTTGTTGGCCGATTCGGGGATGTGAGAAGATTCCCCCCACAGCTGAATGCCTACTCTATAATAGTTGGATTCGGAAATGGTTATGATTTTGGAGAAATGCAGCGGTATTCTTCTAGAGCAGTAATTTTAAAGGGCTGTAGTGTGAATACAGAGATcgttgttcatttacctcctaaCATTGAGTACCTAAATTTTCATAGGTGTCATGATTTAAAGGCACTTCCATGCGGCACATTTTCAAGTCTCAAAGTGTTAAAAATAGATTGGTGCCCGAAAATCAAGAAGGTGTTAATACGTGGGTTGCTGCAGCAATATCTTCGTAGCCTGGAAGAAATCAGTGTCCGGAATTGCGAGCAAATGGAGGAGATAGTAGCAggtgaagaagaaagagaagtcAATGGCACATTTTCAAGTCTCAAAGTGTTGGAAATAGGTGGGTGCCCAAAAATCAAGAAGCTGTTCACACGTGGGTTGCTGCGGCAATATCTTCCTAGCCTGGAAAGAATCATTGTCCGGAATTGCGAGCAAATGGAGGAGATTGTAGCAggtgaagaagaaagagaagtcAATGGCACATTTTCAAGTCTTAAAGTGCTGAAAATAGTTAGGTGCCCAAAAATCAAGAAGCTATTCCCACGTGGGTTGCCGCAGCAATATCTTCCTTGCCTGGAAGCAATCATTGTCATCAACTGCGAGCAAATGGAGGAGATAGTAGCAGgtgaagaagaaaatgacgaCCAGGCAACTGCTGATCTAAGTATTACCTGTTCAGCCTCAAACAATGACGAAATTGGCATAAAAACAATCCACCTTCCAAAATTGAGGAAATTATGGTTGCGGAATCTACCAGAATTGAGAAGCATTTATAGGGGAAAGATGGTTTGTGATACTCTTGAAAATGTTGATATAGTAAGTGAGTGTCCGAAGCTGAAGAGGCTCCCTCTATCTCCCTCTGCCTGGAAG CACTCAAGGAGTTCCTGA